A window from Streptomyces sp. NBC_00271 encodes these proteins:
- a CDS encoding phosphoketolase family protein — MPKVEHQDSTVLTDEELRTLDAHWRAANYLAVGQIYLLANPLLTEPLTPAHIKPRLLGHWGTSPGLNLVHTHLNRVIKARGLDALCVWGPGHGGPAVLANSWLEGTYSETYPSVSRDAAGMERLFRQFSFPGGVPSHVAPETPGSIHEGGELGYSLAHAYGAAFDNPDLLVACVIGDGEAETGPLAASWHSNKFLDPVHDGAVLPILHLNGYKIANPTVLSRIPEAELDELLRGYGHDPIHVAGDDPHEVHRAMADAFDRALDSIALMQRTAREDGVPERVRWPMIVLRTPKGWTGPAEVDGVPVEGTWRAHQVPLAAVRENPEHLRQLETWLRSYRPEELFDAEGRPVADVLACVPDGSRRLGATPHANGGLLVRDLPIPSLDRYAVPVDKPGATLHEPTRVLGDLLEQVMKDTSHRRDFRLVGPDETASNRLGAVFGATGKAWQARTLQVDEHLDRHGRVMEILSEHTCQGWLEGYTLTGRHGLFSCYEAFVHIVDSMVNQHIKWLKTSRELAWRAPIASLNYLLTSHVWRQDHNGFSHQDPGFVDHVLNKSPEVVRVYLPPDANTLLSVADHVLRSRDYVNVVVAGKQPCFDWLSMDQARAHCARGAGIWEWAGSANGDREPDVVLACAGDVPTQEILAASDLLRRHLPGLAVRVVNVVDMTRLLPRDEHPHGMRDFEYDGLFTTDKPVIFAYHGYPWLIHRLAYRRTGHANLHVRGYKEMGTTTTPFDMVVRNDLDRYRLVMDVIDRVPGLGVRAAAVRQQMADARTRHHAWIREHGTDLPEVADWTWTG; from the coding sequence ATGCCCAAGGTCGAACACCAGGACAGCACCGTACTGACCGACGAGGAACTGCGCACCCTGGACGCCCACTGGCGAGCCGCCAACTACCTTGCCGTGGGCCAGATCTACCTGCTCGCCAACCCGCTGCTGACCGAGCCCCTGACCCCCGCGCACATCAAGCCGCGGCTGCTCGGCCACTGGGGCACCTCACCGGGCCTCAACCTGGTGCACACGCACCTCAACCGGGTGATCAAGGCCCGTGGTCTGGACGCGCTGTGCGTGTGGGGGCCCGGTCACGGCGGGCCCGCGGTCCTCGCCAACTCCTGGCTGGAGGGGACCTACAGCGAGACGTATCCGAGCGTCTCGCGGGACGCGGCCGGCATGGAGCGGCTGTTCCGGCAGTTCTCGTTCCCCGGCGGGGTGCCCAGCCATGTCGCGCCCGAGACACCGGGCTCGATCCACGAGGGCGGTGAGCTCGGTTACTCGCTGGCGCACGCCTACGGGGCCGCCTTCGACAACCCGGACCTGCTGGTCGCCTGCGTCATCGGTGACGGCGAGGCGGAGACGGGGCCGCTGGCCGCGTCCTGGCACTCCAACAAGTTCCTCGACCCGGTCCACGACGGCGCCGTGCTGCCGATCCTGCACCTCAACGGGTACAAGATCGCCAACCCGACCGTCCTGTCCCGGATCCCGGAGGCCGAACTCGACGAGCTGCTGCGCGGCTACGGCCACGACCCGATCCACGTCGCCGGCGACGACCCGCACGAGGTCCACCGCGCGATGGCGGACGCCTTCGACCGGGCCCTGGACAGCATCGCGCTGATGCAGCGCACCGCCCGCGAGGACGGCGTGCCCGAGCGGGTCCGCTGGCCCATGATCGTGCTGCGCACCCCGAAGGGCTGGACGGGACCGGCGGAGGTCGACGGCGTGCCCGTCGAGGGCACCTGGCGCGCCCACCAGGTGCCGCTGGCCGCGGTCCGCGAGAACCCTGAACACCTGCGGCAGTTGGAGACCTGGCTGCGCTCGTACCGTCCCGAGGAACTCTTCGACGCCGAGGGGCGCCCCGTCGCCGACGTTCTAGCCTGCGTACCCGACGGCTCCAGGCGACTCGGCGCCACCCCGCACGCCAATGGCGGCCTGCTCGTCCGTGATCTGCCGATCCCCTCCCTCGACCGCTACGCCGTCCCCGTCGACAAGCCGGGCGCCACCCTGCACGAGCCCACCCGGGTCCTCGGCGACCTCCTCGAGCAGGTCATGAAGGACACCTCCCACCGCCGGGACTTCCGGCTGGTGGGCCCCGACGAGACCGCCTCCAACCGGCTGGGAGCCGTCTTCGGCGCCACCGGCAAGGCCTGGCAGGCGCGGACCCTCCAGGTGGACGAGCACCTGGACCGGCACGGCCGGGTCATGGAGATCCTCTCCGAACACACCTGCCAGGGCTGGCTGGAGGGCTACACGCTGACCGGTCGGCACGGGTTGTTCTCCTGCTACGAGGCGTTCGTGCACATCGTCGACTCGATGGTCAACCAGCACATCAAGTGGCTCAAGACGTCGAGGGAGCTGGCGTGGCGTGCCCCGATCGCGTCCCTCAACTACCTGCTCACCTCGCACGTCTGGCGTCAGGACCACAACGGCTTCTCGCACCAGGACCCCGGCTTCGTCGACCACGTCCTCAACAAGAGTCCCGAGGTCGTACGGGTCTATCTGCCGCCGGACGCCAACACCCTGCTGTCGGTGGCGGACCACGTGCTGCGCAGCCGTGACTACGTGAACGTCGTCGTCGCGGGCAAGCAGCCCTGCTTCGACTGGCTTTCCATGGACCAGGCCCGCGCCCACTGCGCCCGTGGGGCCGGCATCTGGGAGTGGGCGGGCTCGGCGAACGGGGACCGTGAACCGGACGTCGTCCTCGCCTGTGCCGGTGACGTTCCCACCCAGGAGATCCTGGCCGCCTCGGACCTGCTCCGACGCCATCTGCCCGGGCTCGCCGTCCGCGTCGTCAACGTGGTCGACATGACCCGGCTGCTGCCGCGGGATGAACACCCGCACGGGATGCGCGACTTCGAGTACGACGGGCTGTTCACCACCGACAAGCCGGTGATCTTCGCCTACCACGGCTACCCCTGGCTGATCCACCGGCTCGCCTACCGCCGCACCGGCCACGCCAACCTGCACGTACGCGGCTACAAGGAGATGGGCACCACCACGACCCCGTTCGACATGGTCGTCCGCAACGACCTCGACCGCTACCGCCTCGTCATGGACGTGATCGACCGCGTCCCCGGCCTCGGCGTCCGCGCCGCCGCCGTCCGCCAGCAGATGGCCGACGCCCGCACCCGCCACCACGCCTGGATCCGCGAACACGGCACCGACCTGCCCGAGGTCGCCGACTGGACCTGGACCGGCTGA
- the gap gene encoding type I glyceraldehyde-3-phosphate dehydrogenase has translation MTVRVGINGFGRIGRTYLRAALDRAEAGTQDVEVVAVNDIAPPATLAHLLEYDSTFGHIGREVLHDDSSITVDGRRIAVSAERDPAALQWSDHGADIVIESTGRFRDRDAAALHLKGGAHTVLLSAPGKNADATIVMGVNDGTYDPHSDRIVSAASCTTNCVAPMVKVLHEAFGIERGVMTTIHGYTNDQSLLDGPHKDLRRARSAALSIIPTSTGAARAVGLVVRELAGALDGIAVRVPVEDGSLTDLAVVLRTAATAEEINTAFVEASEGPLNGILRVSKAPIVSRDVIGDPSSCVFDPALTQANGTLVKVFGWYDNEWGYTNRLLDLTALVADDR, from the coding sequence ATGACCGTACGCGTCGGCATCAACGGCTTCGGCCGCATCGGCCGCACGTATCTGCGCGCGGCGCTCGACCGGGCGGAGGCCGGCACCCAGGACGTCGAGGTGGTCGCCGTCAACGACATCGCGCCGCCCGCCACCCTGGCCCATCTGCTGGAGTACGACTCGACGTTCGGGCACATCGGGCGGGAGGTCCTGCACGACGACAGCTCGATCACCGTCGACGGCCGGCGCATCGCCGTCTCCGCCGAGCGTGACCCGGCGGCCCTGCAGTGGTCCGATCACGGCGCGGACATCGTCATCGAGTCCACCGGCCGCTTCCGCGACCGCGACGCCGCCGCCCTGCACCTCAAGGGCGGCGCCCACACGGTACTGCTCTCGGCGCCCGGCAAGAACGCGGACGCCACCATCGTCATGGGGGTCAACGACGGCACCTACGACCCGCACAGCGACCGGATCGTGTCCGCCGCATCCTGCACCACCAACTGCGTCGCGCCCATGGTCAAGGTGCTCCACGAGGCCTTCGGCATCGAGCGCGGCGTGATGACCACCATCCACGGCTACACCAACGACCAGTCCCTCCTGGACGGCCCGCACAAGGACCTGCGCCGGGCCCGGTCGGCGGCCCTGAGTATCATCCCGACCAGCACGGGAGCCGCCCGCGCGGTCGGGCTGGTGGTACGGGAACTGGCCGGTGCCCTGGACGGCATCGCGGTGCGCGTGCCCGTCGAGGACGGCTCGCTCACCGACCTCGCGGTGGTGCTGCGGACGGCGGCGACGGCAGAGGAGATCAACACCGCCTTCGTCGAGGCGTCGGAGGGACCGCTGAACGGCATCCTCCGTGTCTCGAAGGCGCCGATCGTCTCCCGGGACGTCATCGGCGATCCCTCTTCCTGCGTCTTCGACCCGGCCCTGACCCAGGCCAACGGCACTCTGGTGAAGGTCTTCGGCTGGTACGACAACGAGTGGGGCTACACCAACCGGCTCCTCGACCTCACCGCACTGGTGGCCGACGACCGATGA
- a CDS encoding HAD family hydrolase: MNSERSDTVRVPLALRGTRAVVLDTDGVITDSARLHAAAWKTAFDAFLSPRGERPFDPREDYLRHVDGKSRLDGAAAFLEARGLRPSDAEVRAVAADKERLFTERLRGGGVDAYPGTVRLLRALRSAGIPLAAASASRHAGELLEQAGVRGLFDALVDGGEAARLGLPGKPDPALFLEATRRLGVPAEQAAVVEDALAGVEAGRRGGFGLVVGVDRAHTPATRAALLKHGADLVVGDLAELLTQTED, translated from the coding sequence ATGAACTCGGAGCGGAGTGACACGGTCCGCGTACCCCTCGCGCTGCGGGGGACACGGGCCGTGGTCCTCGACACCGACGGCGTCATCACGGACTCCGCGCGGCTGCACGCCGCCGCGTGGAAGACGGCCTTCGACGCTTTTCTGAGCCCACGCGGCGAGCGCCCCTTCGACCCGCGCGAGGACTATCTGCGCCACGTCGACGGCAAGTCGCGCCTCGACGGCGCCGCGGCCTTCCTTGAAGCCCGGGGGCTGCGGCCCTCCGATGCCGAGGTCCGCGCCGTCGCCGCCGACAAGGAGCGGCTGTTCACCGAGCGGCTGCGTGGCGGGGGCGTAGACGCCTACCCGGGCACGGTCCGCCTGCTGCGTGCCCTGCGGTCCGCCGGGATCCCGCTGGCCGCCGCCTCCGCCTCCCGGCACGCGGGCGAACTCCTCGAACAGGCGGGAGTACGCGGCCTCTTCGACGCTCTGGTGGACGGCGGGGAGGCGGCCCGGCTCGGTCTGCCCGGCAAGCCCGACCCCGCTCTCTTCCTGGAGGCGACCCGCCGCCTCGGGGTCCCCGCCGAACAGGCCGCCGTCGTCGAGGACGCCCTCGCCGGAGTCGAGGCCGGGCGTCGCGGCGGATTCGGACTCGTCGTGGGCGTCGACCGCGCCCACACCCCGGCCACCCGGGCCGCCCTCCTGAAGCACGGCGCGGACCTGGTGGTCGGCGACCTCGCGGAGCTGCTCACACAGACGGAGGACTGA
- a CDS encoding glycoside hydrolase family 65 protein: MSDWTWAYEGYEPAQERLREALCTLGNGYFATRGAAPECAADRVHYPGTYVAGCYNRLTSEVAGHRVENEDMVNLPNWLPLRVRTVSGSWLTPDTHKVLDHRQTLDLRAGTLERTLRYEDEQGRCLAVRQLRLVHMADPHLALLRTELTAQGWSGEIEVETALDGTVANTGVERYHSLASRHLTDVWTGTAAPDTIWLECRTSTSEIRIGLAARTVTDVPARTVDAHENARAAQRLRLSLTEGRTVTVDKTVALHTSHDAAIKEPAHAALDRVGRAADFATLLDSHRTAWQQLWRNAELNVPNSAGPVLRLHLFHLLQTLSPHTAELDVGVPARGLHGEAYRGHVFWDELFVLPYLNLHFPEVSRALLTYRHRRLEQACRAARDAGHTGAMYPWQSGSDGREETQQLHLNPRSGRWLPDHSRLQHHVGSAIAYNVWQYCEASGDTEFLHTKGIEMLVQIARFWAGLAAYDETLGRYRIRGVMGPDEYHDAYPGAERPGLDDNAYTNVTAAWVITRTLDVLYHLPELPRRDLCERTGLDAAELENWQEVSRKLYVPFHAGVISQFEGYGALKELDWDGYRARYGDIRRLDRILEAEGDSVNRYQASKQADVLMLGYLFSPAELGGLFRRLGHEVDDTVWRRTVDHYLRRTSHGSTLSSVVHGWVLARARRAEAWTFVHEALAGDIADLQGGTTGEGIHLGAMAGTLDLVQRCLTGLETRGGALRLDPVPLPEFSEYGFTIRYRGNRGVQLRLRPGQLRLSVPASDQDPIDIALADRTVSVAPGESCVLSLPDR, from the coding sequence ATGTCCGACTGGACCTGGGCGTACGAAGGTTACGAGCCCGCGCAGGAACGGCTGCGCGAGGCGCTGTGCACCCTCGGCAACGGCTACTTCGCCACCCGGGGCGCGGCTCCCGAGTGCGCGGCGGACCGCGTCCACTACCCGGGAACGTACGTGGCGGGCTGCTACAACCGCCTCACCTCGGAGGTGGCCGGGCACCGGGTCGAGAACGAGGACATGGTCAACCTCCCCAACTGGTTGCCACTGCGCGTACGCACCGTCTCCGGGAGCTGGCTGACGCCCGACACCCACAAGGTCCTCGACCACCGCCAGACCCTGGACCTGCGCGCGGGCACGCTGGAACGCACGCTGCGCTACGAAGACGAGCAGGGCCGGTGCCTCGCCGTACGGCAGCTGCGGCTGGTCCACATGGCCGACCCGCATCTGGCCCTGCTGCGCACGGAGCTGACGGCCCAGGGCTGGTCCGGGGAGATCGAGGTCGAGACGGCGCTCGACGGGACGGTCGCCAACACCGGTGTGGAGCGCTACCACTCCCTCGCCTCCCGGCACCTCACGGATGTCTGGACCGGCACCGCGGCGCCGGACACGATCTGGCTGGAGTGCCGGACCAGCACCTCCGAGATCAGGATCGGCCTGGCTGCCCGCACGGTCACCGACGTACCCGCCCGGACCGTGGACGCACACGAGAACGCGCGGGCCGCTCAGCGACTGCGGCTCTCCCTGACCGAAGGCCGGACGGTCACGGTCGACAAGACCGTCGCCCTGCACACTTCGCACGACGCGGCCATCAAGGAACCGGCGCACGCCGCCCTGGACCGGGTCGGCCGAGCTGCGGACTTCGCGACCCTGCTGGACTCCCACCGCACGGCCTGGCAACAGCTGTGGCGCAACGCCGAGTTGAACGTGCCGAACAGCGCGGGCCCGGTGCTGCGGCTGCACCTCTTCCACCTGCTCCAGACGCTCTCCCCGCACACCGCGGAGCTGGACGTCGGCGTGCCGGCGCGCGGTCTGCACGGCGAGGCCTACCGTGGACACGTCTTCTGGGACGAGCTGTTCGTCCTGCCGTACCTCAACCTGCACTTCCCCGAGGTCTCCCGCGCCCTGCTCACCTACCGCCACCGCCGCCTCGAGCAGGCCTGCCGGGCCGCCCGCGACGCCGGGCACACCGGCGCGATGTACCCGTGGCAGAGCGGCAGCGACGGCCGGGAGGAGACCCAGCAACTGCACCTCAACCCGCGCTCGGGGCGCTGGCTGCCCGACCACTCGCGGCTCCAGCACCACGTCGGCTCGGCGATCGCGTACAACGTGTGGCAGTACTGCGAGGCGAGCGGCGACACCGAGTTCCTGCACACCAAGGGCATCGAGATGCTCGTGCAGATCGCCCGCTTCTGGGCCGGCCTCGCGGCGTACGACGAGACGCTCGGCCGGTACCGGATCCGCGGCGTCATGGGCCCCGACGAGTACCACGACGCCTACCCCGGCGCCGAGCGGCCTGGACTCGACGACAACGCGTACACCAACGTCACCGCGGCCTGGGTGATCACCCGCACCCTCGACGTCCTGTACCACTTGCCCGAACTGCCGCGCCGGGACCTCTGCGAGCGCACCGGCCTCGACGCGGCCGAACTCGAGAACTGGCAGGAGGTCTCCCGGAAGCTGTATGTGCCTTTCCACGCCGGGGTGATCAGCCAGTTCGAGGGCTATGGCGCATTGAAGGAGCTGGACTGGGACGGCTACCGGGCACGGTACGGCGACATCCGGCGGCTCGACCGGATCCTGGAGGCCGAGGGCGACAGCGTCAACCGCTACCAGGCGTCCAAGCAGGCGGACGTCCTGATGCTGGGCTACCTCTTCTCGCCCGCCGAGCTGGGCGGGCTTTTCCGCAGGCTGGGGCACGAGGTGGACGACACCGTCTGGCGGCGCACCGTCGACCACTACCTGCGCCGCACGAGTCACGGTTCGACGCTGAGCAGCGTGGTGCACGGGTGGGTGCTGGCGCGGGCGCGGCGCGCGGAGGCGTGGACGTTCGTGCACGAGGCACTGGCCGGGGACATCGCCGATCTGCAGGGTGGCACCACGGGGGAGGGCATCCACCTCGGTGCCATGGCCGGCACCCTCGACCTCGTCCAGCGCTGCCTGACCGGTCTGGAGACCCGGGGCGGCGCGCTGCGACTCGATCCGGTGCCGCTGCCGGAGTTCTCCGAGTACGGCTTCACGATCCGCTACCGCGGCAATCGTGGGGTACAACTACGCTTGAGGCCAGGTCAGTTGAGGCTTTCAGTGCCCGCTTCCGACCAGGACCCGATCGACATCGCCCTCGCGGACCGCACGGTGTCCGTGGCGCCCGGGGAATCCTGCGTCCTCAGCCTGCCGGACCGGTGA
- a CDS encoding universal stress protein → MTEPIVVGVDASAPSRAAAEWAAGDARLRGLPLRVVHIDGADPAGGVAAALLSLASRAGCTVLGLRGEDGVPGPGVGSVAHEVAARSDLPVVLVPGGGHGRRGGEWRTGRVVLGVDARDPVGAGLDFAFDAARRRGARLHAVHAWRLPARAERWMPYALPEEDRGAWEDQEVQLLSDALRPWREKYPQVHVYEDVRLQSPSAALVQASASAELLVVGRAGRTLGTTVRDVLEHTECPVAVVPR, encoded by the coding sequence ATGACCGAGCCGATCGTTGTCGGGGTCGACGCCTCCGCGCCCAGCAGGGCGGCGGCCGAGTGGGCGGCGGGGGACGCGCGGCTGCGCGGACTGCCGTTGCGGGTCGTGCACATCGACGGGGCCGACCCGGCCGGAGGGGTCGCCGCGGCGCTGCTCTCGCTGGCCTCGCGGGCCGGGTGCACCGTTCTCGGGCTGCGCGGCGAGGACGGTGTCCCGGGACCGGGCGTGGGTTCCGTGGCCCATGAGGTGGCGGCCCGCTCGGATCTGCCGGTGGTGCTGGTGCCGGGCGGCGGCCACGGCCGTAGGGGCGGCGAGTGGCGTACGGGCCGGGTGGTTCTGGGCGTGGATGCCCGCGACCCGGTGGGCGCCGGCTTGGACTTCGCGTTCGACGCCGCCCGGCGCCGCGGTGCCCGGTTGCACGCCGTGCACGCCTGGCGGCTGCCCGCCCGCGCCGAGCGGTGGATGCCGTACGCGCTGCCGGAGGAGGACCGGGGCGCATGGGAGGACCAGGAGGTGCAGCTGCTGTCGGATGCGCTGCGGCCGTGGCGGGAGAAGTATCCGCAGGTGCACGTCTACGAGGACGTCCGCCTGCAGAGCCCGTCGGCCGCCCTGGTCCAGGCGTCGGCCTCGGCGGAGCTCCTGGTGGTCGGCCGCGCGGGCCGGACGCTCGGCACCACTGTGCGGGACGTGCTGGAGCACACCGAGTGCCCGGTGGCCGTGGTTCCGCGCTGA